ACGAATGTTTGACGGGCGCGGAGGACGATATCGGATTGGTTTGCAGCATATTTCTCTTTGAACGACAGATCGGCGCGGGTGATCACTAGCGCCCGGCAGCGGCGCTGGCTTTCATATAGGCGCACCCGTGCAAATCCCTAGTCGCCCGCCCAGATGCCGCGGACGCCCTCGGGCTGAAGCCGTTTCAGGGCTGCGGCGGCACCACGAAAACCTGACCGGGATAGATCAGATTCGGATCGCGAATTTGCGACGCATTGGCCTCATAGATCAACGTATAGCGGACGCCATGACCGAGGATTTTCCGGCTGATCCGCCAGAGGCTGTCGCCGTGAATGACTGTGGCCGTTCCGAGGGTCGGCACAACGGCATCGTTCAAGGTTGAAGCGGCCGGCGGCACCTCAGCCCGCTGCTGCATCGACCCCGGCGCGGACATGGCGGGCGTCGGTTCGGCATCGGATTGCGTCACCCCGCTATGCGGTTGGGTCGGTGCCGCCGAGGCCGTGAGAAGCGGCACGTCGAAGCCGACCTCGGCGCGGGCGCTAACCTTTTGCGCCCCGTCCAGAGCATCGGCGCGCAATATATAATGGCCCGGCGAGAGACCGCGCTTCACCGTCAGCGACCAATGGTCGTCAGCCGCGGCGGCGAGATCGGCAATGTGGGTGCCGTTGAGATAAATGCGCAAATGCTCGCCGGGCGGTGTCGCCGTGCCGGTGGCGTAGAAGCCGTCCTTATCGACTTCGGCCGTTTTAAAACTGACCGAGGGCGTCTGCAGAGCGCCGGGCACAGGCGGTGCCATCGGTTTCTCCAGTGCGGACGTGTCGGCGAGGATTCGCGTCGGCTTGCCGGGTTCTGCCACGGCGACGACCAGGTTTTTCTGGCCACGGGCCGGCACGGATACGGTCACGACCTGAACGGACACTTCGGCGGGTTTGCCGGGCCGCTCGGTCCGCAATGTCAGATTATAATTCCCCGGCGCCAGTTGCGTCGGGATGATAACGAAATTGCCAGCGCCGTCCGAGGCTTCGTTAGCGATCGGCTTGCCGTTGGCGAGCAGCGCGACCTGCGCACCGGGCGCGCCATGACCCGCGACCACTGTGTCGCCCGAAGGTTCGACACGGACCGTGTCAAACTGCGGCAAGGTCGGCGCGAGGTCCGCCGCGGGCGGTGGCACCGGCGCTTCCGGCACCGCCGGCTCGACTTTTGCGGTTTGCTGCGGCGGCGGTGTCGCGGGAACCCGCGGCTCAGGCTTCGCGGGGTTGACGGCCGCGAACGAAAGCGCGCGCGGCGCTGGCGCATTCGCCCGATATTCGTGCCAAACGAGGCCAGCACCGACGGCGACCACGGCGGCACCGAGCCCAAGGGCTGCAATTTGTGGTGGCCTCATCGGCGCGTCCTCCTCGCGGACTTACTTATCCGTCGTTTGGTTCTCAGTTTCATTTAACTGCATTATTTGAATAGTGAAGCGGAATCATAGAGGTCGCGAGGCGTCGTCCCCCGTGTCTTGCGGCGCGACATCACATTTTCCCGGAATTTCTTGACCCTTTTGGGCGCGGGCGCGACAAGCGCGCCATGACAGCAACAATCGATTTTCAGGATTCGCCCCTCGCCGCCCCAGGTAACGGTCTCATCCGCAATGTCTGCGTCTATTGCGGTTCGGGGCAAGGGACAACGCCTATTCATGTCGAGGCTGCGACTGCCTTCGGGCGCGTCCTCGCTGGCGCGGGCATTGGCCTCGTGTACGGTGGCGGCAACACCGGGCTGATGGGCGCGGTCGCGCGCGCCGTTCTCGCCGAAGGCGGCCATGTCACCGGCATCATCCCGCAATTCCTATCGGATCGCGAAGTTGCGCTAGAAGCCGCGCAAAGACTGATCGTTGTGCCGGACATGCATACACGCAAACGGCTGATGTTCGAGAAGGCCGACGCTTTCGTCGCGCTGCCGGGCGGCATCGGCACGCTGGAGGAATTGGTCGAGCAATTGACATGGGTACAGCTCGAACGCCACACCAAGCCCGTGCTCATCGCCGATATCGGTGGTTTCTGGCGGCCGCTGCTCGACGTTTTCGCCCATATGCGGACGCAAGGCTTTATCCAGGCGAAATTCGAAGTGCGCTATCTCGTGGCCGAAGCGGTCGACGACATCCTGCCGATGCTCGAAACCGCGGCTGAACGCACGGCCAAACTCGGCCTCACGAAAACCGATATCGATCCGCGCCTGTGAGCCGGCCGGTCCACATCATTGGCGCGGGACTCGCAGGCTCGGAAGCCGCTTGGCAGATCGCGCGTCATGGCCTGCCTGTCGTCTTGCACGAAATGCGTCCCGTCCGCATGACGGGAGCGCATCAGACCAGCGATTTTGCCGAACTCGTCTGTTCTAATTCGTTCCGCGCCGACGATCCGCAGACGAGCGCCATCGGTATCCTACATCGCGAGATGCGGCGGCTCGATTCGATCATCCTCGCCGCCGCCGATGCGCATAAAGTGCCCGCCGGCGGCGCGCTTGCGGTTGATCGCGAGAGCTTCGCGCAACACGTCACGCGGCGCCTTGCATCCGAACCCAACATCACGATTGTCCGTGACGAGATCGCAGGCCTGCCCCCGGCGGATTGGGATCAAGTCATCATCGCCACCGGCCCCCTCACCTCGCCGGCTCTCGGCGAAGCAATTCGCACGTTGACGGGTGAAGCCGATCTAGCCTTTTTCGACGCGATCGCACCCATCGTCTCGCGCGAAACGGTCGACATGGACAAGGCATGGTTCCAATCGCGCTATGACCGCGTCGGACCGGAAGGCGACGGCGCCGACTACATCAATTGCCCGCTCACGCGCGAGCAATACGAGGCTTTCATCGACGGTCTGCTGACCGGCGAAAAGGTCGCGTTCAAGGACTTCGAGGATACGCCCTATTTCGACGGCTGCCTGCCCATCGAAGTGATGGCCGAGCGGGGCCGCGAGACACTGCGTCATGGGCCAATGAAGCCATTCGGCCTCACCAATCCGCATGAGCCGGATAAGAAGGCTTACGCCGTCGTGCAATTGCGCCAGGACAACAAGCTCGGCACGTTGTTCAATATGGTCGGCTTCCAGACCAAGCTGAAACATGCCGCGCAGGTCGCCGTCTTCCGCACCATTCCCGGTCTCGAAAACGCGAATTTCGTCCGGCTCGGCGGCCTGCATCGCAACGTGTTCCTCAATTCGCCGAAAGTGCTCGACGCGAAGCTGCGTTTGAAGGCCGAACCCCGGCTGCGTTTTGCTGGCCAGATCACAGGTTGCGAGGGCTATGTGGAAAGCGCCGCGATCGGCCTTCTTGCCGGACGGCTTGCGGCAGCCGAACGCCTCGGCGTCGAACTCGAATCGCCACCGCCGACCACCGCGCTCGGCGCGCTGGTCAATCACATCACCGGCGGCCATATCGCCGTGATCGACGCCGGCCGCGCCTCGTTTCAGCCGATGAATGTCAATTTCGGGCTCTTTCCGCCTTTGGACGCCGCGTTGAAGGCCGAGGACGGCAAACGTCTGCGCGGTACGGATAAAGCCGCCGCGAAGAAACGCGCGTTAAGCGCACGCGCAATGGCAGATCTCGATGTCTGGGCCGGGGCTGCGGCACAAAGCGCCGCAGAATAACTTTGCCTCGACTTTGCCGCGATGTCGGCTTTTAACGAGAGCATATCAGCACCCTCTCCGGCCCGTCGGGCAGATGCCGCAAATCCCGGATTTTTCAAGCACCTGGAGCAACGATGCCCTGTACTTCCGTTTCGCCGGAAGCTGGACAATCGATGCTGCACGCAGACTTCAGGAGCGCGTCGAGACGCTGATCGCGAGCGCGCATGGTGCAACACAAGCGATCTTCGACCTCGGCGAGATAGAGCGCCTCGATACCTCCGGCGCTTTTCTGATCGACCGCACACGGCAGGATTTGAATGGCCGCGGTGTTGCGACG
This Methylovirgula sp. DNA region includes the following protein-coding sequences:
- a CDS encoding LysM peptidoglycan-binding domain-containing protein, which produces MRPPQIAALGLGAAVVAVGAGLVWHEYRANAPAPRALSFAAVNPAKPEPRVPATPPPQQTAKVEPAVPEAPVPPPAADLAPTLPQFDTVRVEPSGDTVVAGHGAPGAQVALLANGKPIANEASDGAGNFVIIPTQLAPGNYNLTLRTERPGKPAEVSVQVVTVSVPARGQKNLVVAVAEPGKPTRILADTSALEKPMAPPVPGALQTPSVSFKTAEVDKDGFYATGTATPPGEHLRIYLNGTHIADLAAAADDHWSLTVKRGLSPGHYILRADALDGAQKVSARAEVGFDVPLLTASAAPTQPHSGVTQSDAEPTPAMSAPGSMQQRAEVPPAASTLNDAVVPTLGTATVIHGDSLWRISRKILGHGVRYTLIYEANASQIRDPNLIYPGQVFVVPPQP
- a CDS encoding TIGR00730 family Rossman fold protein — its product is MTATIDFQDSPLAAPGNGLIRNVCVYCGSGQGTTPIHVEAATAFGRVLAGAGIGLVYGGGNTGLMGAVARAVLAEGGHVTGIIPQFLSDREVALEAAQRLIVVPDMHTRKRLMFEKADAFVALPGGIGTLEELVEQLTWVQLERHTKPVLIADIGGFWRPLLDVFAHMRTQGFIQAKFEVRYLVAEAVDDILPMLETAAERTAKLGLTKTDIDPRL
- the trmFO gene encoding methylenetetrahydrofolate--tRNA-(uracil(54)-C(5))-methyltransferase (FADH(2)-oxidizing) TrmFO — encoded protein: MSRPVHIIGAGLAGSEAAWQIARHGLPVVLHEMRPVRMTGAHQTSDFAELVCSNSFRADDPQTSAIGILHREMRRLDSIILAAADAHKVPAGGALAVDRESFAQHVTRRLASEPNITIVRDEIAGLPPADWDQVIIATGPLTSPALGEAIRTLTGEADLAFFDAIAPIVSRETVDMDKAWFQSRYDRVGPEGDGADYINCPLTREQYEAFIDGLLTGEKVAFKDFEDTPYFDGCLPIEVMAERGRETLRHGPMKPFGLTNPHEPDKKAYAVVQLRQDNKLGTLFNMVGFQTKLKHAAQVAVFRTIPGLENANFVRLGGLHRNVFLNSPKVLDAKLRLKAEPRLRFAGQITGCEGYVESAAIGLLAGRLAAAERLGVELESPPPTTALGALVNHITGGHIAVIDAGRASFQPMNVNFGLFPPLDAALKAEDGKRLRGTDKAAAKKRALSARAMADLDVWAGAAAQSAAE